Proteins encoded in a region of the Bacteroidota bacterium genome:
- a CDS encoding pyridoxal phosphate-dependent aminotransferase family protein, whose translation MDVFDKIDRRMQSDLGKYAEIGHGYLSFPKLVGDIGPHMEFRGKQLLNWSLNDYLGLANHPEVRAADTEGARRWGLASPMGARMLTGNTDYHEQLEQELAAFVEKEDGFLLNYGYQGCMSIIPAITDRKDVIVYDQLCHACIIDGMMLSLAKRFVFAHNDMEQLEDRLKKAEAIVKETGGGILVITEGVFGMKGDTGRLDLIAALKSKYSFRLMVDDAHGFGVMGAHGRGTGEYYGVQDKIDILFDTFAKSMALIGAFVAGEKKLINYLRYNLRSQIYAKSLPMPLVWGALKRLELLRSKPELREKLWTITHAIQNGLRQRGFDIGELNTPVTPVYMNGSDVEAMNIVADLRGNHRIFTSAVVYPVVERGVIILRIIPTASHSLEDVERTLAAFEDIRTKLNAGAYVDKVPQLS comes from the coding sequence ATGGATGTATTCGACAAAATAGACCGCCGCATGCAGAGCGACTTGGGCAAGTATGCGGAAATAGGCCACGGTTATCTAAGCTTCCCAAAGCTAGTGGGAGACATTGGGCCCCATATGGAGTTTCGGGGAAAGCAACTGCTAAACTGGAGCCTAAATGACTATCTGGGGCTAGCCAACCACCCCGAGGTACGGGCAGCAGATACAGAAGGCGCGCGCCGCTGGGGCCTGGCCTCGCCTATGGGTGCACGAATGCTGACCGGTAATACAGACTACCATGAGCAACTGGAGCAAGAGCTGGCTGCATTTGTAGAGAAAGAAGACGGCTTTCTGCTAAACTATGGCTACCAGGGCTGTATGTCCATCATACCTGCTATTACCGACCGGAAGGACGTGATTGTGTACGATCAGCTGTGCCACGCCTGTATTATAGACGGTATGATGCTGAGCCTGGCAAAGCGCTTTGTGTTTGCACACAACGACATGGAGCAGCTGGAAGACCGGCTGAAAAAAGCAGAAGCCATTGTAAAAGAAACCGGAGGCGGCATCCTGGTGATCACCGAAGGCGTATTCGGCATGAAGGGCGATACGGGCCGTTTGGACCTGATTGCCGCACTGAAGAGCAAGTACAGCTTCCGCCTGATGGTAGACGATGCACACGGCTTCGGTGTAATGGGTGCCCACGGACGCGGCACAGGCGAATACTATGGGGTACAAGACAAGATCGATATCCTGTTCGACACCTTTGCCAAGAGTATGGCCCTGATTGGTGCCTTTGTGGCCGGTGAGAAAAAACTGATCAACTACCTGCGCTACAACCTGCGCAGCCAGATCTATGCCAAGAGCCTGCCCATGCCGCTGGTGTGGGGAGCCCTGAAACGCCTGGAGCTGCTGCGTAGCAAACCTGAGCTGCGCGAAAAGCTGTGGACCATTACACACGCCATACAGAATGGCCTGCGCCAGCGGGGCTTTGACATAGGTGAGCTAAACACGCCGGTAACGCCCGTGTATATGAATGGTAGCGACGTAGAGGCCATGAACATTGTGGCAGACCTACGGGGTAACCACCGCATTTTTACCTCTGCCGTTGTATACCCGGTGGTGGAACGTGGGGTCATCATTCTGCGCATCATCCCCACCGCCAGCCATAGCCTGGAGGATGTAGAACGCACCCTGGCTGCCTTTGAGGACATACGTACAAAACTGAATGCCGGTGCCTATGTGGATAAAGTGCCGCAGTTGAGTTGA
- a CDS encoding histone H1: MSNPYSEIKQMVEELEGDFQKFFEKGNKAAGTRVRKGLMDLRNRAQEIRKEVQDSKNNA, translated from the coding sequence ATGAGTAACCCCTATTCCGAGATTAAACAGATGGTAGAAGAGCTGGAAGGAGATTTCCAGAAATTCTTTGAGAAAGGCAACAAGGCAGCCGGCACCCGTGTACGCAAGGGCCTGATGGACCTTCGCAATCGCGCACAAGAAATCCGCAAAGAAGTGCAGGACTCTAAAAACAATGCCTAA
- a CDS encoding PKD domain-containing protein: MGVLPSGVTVGNWASFSCATRSATDPNGCGNRTLWYTFESTFSGRLRINYEINPGNQVYADADNIQVYKAPDCASLDASDRVTTSTLFANSQPWSEGCLSPGRYYVLLTGCGYTIEQVRPRVWLIPQRGDLCTSTDPESEAVNIQLTHVPGLLTSASGSVNIDCHTIGEGFGEDGSNMGCLFGPTNYKSAWFKVAVAATEKVDLRFRLEENTNALPSNIRYRVLYGTCTALSAGPCNSDALTEFTLNCMQTGDYYVQVVVPAAAVGTVNLFAVTAPTTDQDCNPLNPLLPIVNFTIAGGCVNEPVQFSNFSTQGSDIEYEWEFGDPAASTSSDFEPSFTYTAEGTYTIRLTVRNTAFMPNLVATLSIPYDIDLKPTGSISVTSPATGGVENGCEQVIADTPYNFSSNSTNALAWYWDFASGGTSTDENPANIIFVNDGENLVSLTLINGNCTETLDSCFLAGLEPVFQGGPYDGVTSDVLNPCVEPLFYQGGPYDGATVDVFNPCVEPLFYQGGPYDGATADVLNPCVEPLFYQGGPYDGAASWNYAIALANESSPQQSLCAGTPVTLDITVAPAAGATSVSYWWSTGATTPTITVTPATTTQYLGRINFTHPGGCAEQVENTFTVVVLSGPVAAAGADRTFCESPTPTPTTLGSPAMAGYTYSWVPATGLSATNVAQPIATVTTTTTYTLTVTDPSLPGACATSTDQVVVSILPLPVVTPGSDQLVCPGGSATITATVSAGAGYEWFTLNPTTLAVTTTLGTASSYTVGTGVYGVRATNAACQSSIQPIRVNEEDITSLDYRSRDNGNWNALTTWEVKNPTTGVWVPAENLVFACGTIPYPTAQSDSVLVQHTVVYNLLYNTAGAFNTTNNPFGIDQTTISAAGLLRIPVGSNLGVVDKGTYDLVNEGRLEIAGTFTTTGSGLLQNSDNSTVAYTLAGNQTMWNGSYGRLEVTGSGSKAVGGANTEVRTGVQFSNAFIVLGNRNIALRSTATLSGFGPSAGYFVTNQFGSVVKDAVGSTPFFYPVGSSTASYNPLLVDNDGTVDNYSLRVEPNFANDLIFAQDELTAATSVNRTWHLSESVPGGSNLAITTYWVAADENAGFDRASSANGVFNSGTGWARVENLKPALGSGTSADMYSQTSSGQTTVGPISVGSCNIPPLDYRTIADGSWTDVSIWEVWDVATSTWVSASFVNNSCLQVQYPTALSRYVHIRHNVNYNFTIPNGVDQVLVRTGARLTVASGVILRMPHGSADPNSVVSTTLPPDAAQLISNTDIYNLGTLVITGEFAVMNAAKLNNDDNSLVHYNGNAQTMWAGKYGRLQVSSPSASVLSNKALGGANTRVNTDIRFTGAKVVLGNQNITLASAATVTGAGQQTGYLVATENGYCVWEYATGTDVAHSFPLGGDEYSPCEISFASVTGSGTLLGRVREHRHPTLATAINRFWTLERGTVNFAGGYVGTFNYHNVDLPFVPADLSEELDMVKVAGAYSTAYTQPNNWRLSPQSLGVSHDVSNNLGSIGNDAFSDFTFMPDFQTVLPVENLVLAGKWDGRDAQLYWTGDSETNAYGYTLRRSLDGITWTDVAWRSAVGTTSQPVAYQHLDMEVASMTTPHYYYSVQQQDLDGRVTHSNTVLLIRSGGAPADERVRVFPNPALNGQQISLVLQLEADEPVEIVVRDVLGKVLFTKTVAASAGQSLHSLPVGRLAAGSYHVQVVTARRVYTERVIVLDQ, translated from the coding sequence ATGGGCGTGCTGCCATCTGGCGTGACGGTGGGTAATTGGGCTTCTTTCTCCTGTGCCACCCGAAGTGCTACCGACCCAAATGGCTGTGGCAACCGCACCCTGTGGTACACATTCGAGAGTACGTTTTCGGGTAGGCTTCGTATCAATTACGAAATCAACCCCGGCAACCAGGTTTATGCAGATGCCGATAACATCCAGGTGTACAAGGCCCCTGACTGTGCCAGCCTGGATGCCAGCGACCGGGTTACGACGAGCACTCTTTTTGCGAACAGCCAGCCCTGGAGCGAGGGCTGCCTAAGCCCTGGCCGGTACTATGTGCTGCTTACGGGCTGTGGCTATACCATCGAGCAGGTACGGCCCCGTGTATGGCTCATCCCTCAGCGTGGCGACTTGTGTACTTCTACGGACCCGGAGTCTGAGGCGGTTAATATTCAGCTTACCCATGTGCCCGGCCTGCTTACCTCAGCATCCGGATCGGTCAATATTGACTGCCACACCATAGGCGAGGGTTTTGGCGAGGATGGCAGTAATATGGGCTGTCTTTTCGGCCCTACCAACTATAAGTCTGCCTGGTTTAAGGTGGCTGTAGCCGCAACAGAGAAGGTGGATTTGCGCTTCCGCCTGGAGGAAAATACCAATGCCCTTCCCTCAAATATCCGCTACCGCGTGCTGTATGGCACCTGCACGGCCCTCAGTGCTGGCCCGTGCAACTCGGACGCACTTACCGAGTTTACCCTGAACTGCATGCAAACTGGAGATTACTATGTGCAGGTGGTGGTTCCTGCTGCTGCTGTCGGTACTGTCAATCTTTTTGCTGTAACTGCCCCCACTACAGATCAGGATTGCAATCCGCTCAATCCCTTGTTGCCCATTGTAAACTTTACCATTGCCGGGGGCTGCGTAAATGAGCCAGTTCAATTTTCAAACTTCTCTACCCAAGGCTCCGATATTGAGTATGAATGGGAGTTTGGTGATCCTGCTGCTTCCACCTCTTCAGATTTCGAACCTTCGTTCACCTACACGGCCGAAGGTACCTATACCATTCGCCTTACCGTGCGAAACACGGCTTTCATGCCAAACCTGGTGGCTACCCTCTCCATTCCTTATGACATTGACCTGAAGCCCACCGGTTCTATCAGTGTTACCTCTCCGGCTACGGGGGGTGTAGAGAATGGCTGCGAGCAGGTGATAGCCGATACTCCATACAACTTTTCCTCAAACTCAACTAATGCGCTTGCCTGGTATTGGGATTTTGCCAGTGGTGGAACCTCAACGGATGAAAATCCGGCGAACATAATTTTTGTTAATGATGGCGAAAACCTGGTTAGCCTGACCTTGATAAACGGGAATTGTACCGAGACACTCGATTCATGCTTTTTGGCAGGCTTGGAGCCTGTTTTCCAGGGTGGGCCTTATGATGGAGTCACTTCGGACGTGCTCAACCCCTGCGTGGAGCCGCTGTTCTACCAGGGTGGGCCTTATGATGGGGCTACGGTGGACGTATTCAACCCCTGTGTGGAGCCGCTGTTCTACCAGGGTGGGCCCTATGATGGGGCTACGGCGGACGTGCTCAACCCCTGTGTGGAGCCGTTGTTCTACCAGGGTGGGCCCTATGACGGAGCTGCTTCGTGGAACTATGCCATTGCTTTGGCCAATGAATCCTCGCCGCAGCAGAGTTTGTGTGCAGGCACACCCGTTACGCTAGACATCACTGTGGCACCAGCTGCCGGTGCTACCTCTGTCAGTTATTGGTGGTCTACCGGCGCCACAACCCCTACTATTACGGTAACTCCGGCTACCACTACACAGTATCTGGGGCGTATCAACTTCACGCACCCGGGTGGATGCGCAGAGCAAGTAGAGAACACCTTTACCGTGGTGGTGCTGAGCGGCCCTGTGGCTGCTGCAGGTGCAGATCGAACTTTTTGCGAAAGCCCTACCCCCACACCCACCACACTGGGATCTCCGGCTATGGCAGGCTATACCTACAGCTGGGTGCCTGCTACGGGCCTCAGCGCTACCAATGTAGCCCAGCCCATCGCCACGGTCACCACCACCACTACCTATACCCTCACGGTCACCGACCCATCTCTGCCGGGCGCCTGCGCTACCTCCACCGACCAGGTTGTTGTCAGCATCCTGCCGCTGCCCGTCGTTACGCCCGGAAGCGACCAGCTGGTATGCCCAGGCGGCTCTGCCACCATCACGGCAACGGTATCTGCCGGCGCTGGTTATGAGTGGTTTACCCTGAATCCTACCACGCTTGCCGTTACCACCACACTGGGCACTGCCAGCAGCTACACGGTGGGCACGGGTGTGTATGGCGTGCGTGCCACAAATGCAGCCTGCCAGAGCAGCATACAGCCTATACGGGTAAATGAGGAAGATATAACTAGCCTGGACTATCGTTCCAGGGATAATGGAAACTGGAATGCCCTTACTACCTGGGAAGTAAAAAATCCGACAACAGGGGTGTGGGTGCCAGCTGAGAACCTCGTATTTGCCTGTGGTACAATACCCTATCCCACTGCGCAGAGCGACTCCGTATTGGTACAGCACACCGTTGTGTACAATCTGCTGTACAATACGGCTGGTGCCTTTAACACAACCAACAATCCCTTTGGCATTGACCAAACCACCATATCGGCCGCAGGGCTGCTACGCATACCGGTGGGTAGCAACCTGGGAGTGGTAGATAAGGGTACCTATGACCTGGTAAATGAGGGCCGCCTGGAGATAGCCGGCACCTTTACCACAACGGGATCTGGCCTGCTACAGAACAGTGATAACAGTACCGTAGCCTATACACTGGCCGGAAATCAGACCATGTGGAACGGCTCATATGGCAGGCTAGAGGTAACTGGCAGCGGTAGCAAAGCGGTAGGGGGTGCCAATACCGAGGTGCGGACTGGCGTGCAATTCAGCAATGCCTTCATTGTATTGGGCAATAGAAACATAGCGCTACGGAGCACCGCCACTCTGTCTGGCTTCGGCCCTTCAGCCGGTTACTTTGTCACCAATCAGTTTGGTTCGGTGGTCAAAGATGCGGTTGGAAGTACGCCATTCTTCTACCCCGTAGGCAGCAGTACCGCCAGTTATAACCCGCTGCTGGTAGACAATGATGGCACTGTAGACAACTACAGCCTGCGTGTAGAGCCCAATTTTGCAAATGACCTGATTTTCGCCCAGGACGAGCTGACCGCAGCCACTTCGGTTAACCGCACCTGGCACCTGAGTGAAAGCGTTCCAGGGGGTAGCAACCTGGCGATTACGACCTACTGGGTTGCAGCAGATGAAAATGCCGGATTTGACCGCGCCTCTTCGGCCAATGGTGTGTTCAACAGCGGTACGGGCTGGGCGCGAGTTGAAAACCTGAAGCCTGCCCTGGGCAGCGGTACCTCTGCCGATATGTACAGCCAGACCAGCAGTGGGCAGACTACAGTAGGCCCAATAAGCGTGGGTAGCTGCAATATACCCCCGCTGGACTACCGCACTATTGCCGATGGAAGCTGGACCGATGTAAGCATCTGGGAGGTGTGGGATGTTGCTACTTCCACCTGGGTTTCGGCCAGCTTTGTGAACAACAGCTGCCTGCAGGTGCAGTATCCCACCGCGCTGAGCCGCTATGTGCACATACGTCACAATGTGAACTACAATTTCACCATTCCTAATGGCGTGGATCAGGTGCTGGTTCGGACTGGTGCACGGCTTACGGTGGCCAGTGGTGTTATCCTGCGCATGCCCCATGGCTCTGCAGATCCCAATAGTGTAGTGAGCACTACCCTTCCGCCCGATGCGGCCCAGCTCATCAGCAACACGGATATCTATAACCTGGGTACCTTGGTCATTACCGGCGAGTTTGCGGTAATGAACGCGGCAAAGCTGAATAATGATGACAACAGCCTGGTGCACTACAATGGAAATGCCCAAACTATGTGGGCAGGCAAGTATGGCAGGCTACAAGTAAGCAGCCCGTCGGCCTCTGTGCTGAGCAATAAGGCACTGGGCGGAGCGAACACCCGCGTAAATACGGACATCCGCTTTACGGGTGCCAAAGTGGTGTTGGGTAACCAGAACATTACCCTGGCAAGTGCAGCTACGGTTACGGGTGCAGGCCAGCAAACAGGCTACCTAGTGGCCACGGAAAATGGTTACTGTGTGTGGGAGTATGCTACGGGCACGGATGTAGCCCACAGCTTCCCGCTAGGTGGCGATGAATACAGCCCGTGTGAGATCAGTTTTGCGAGCGTTACCGGCTCTGGAACCCTGCTGGGCCGTGTGCGCGAGCACAGGCATCCCACACTGGCCACTGCTATCAACCGATTCTGGACCCTGGAGCGCGGAACCGTTAACTTTGCTGGGGGCTATGTTGGTACCTTTAATTACCATAATGTAGACCTGCCTTTTGTGCCTGCAGATCTGAGTGAAGAACTGGATATGGTTAAGGTAGCCGGTGCCTACAGTACGGCCTATACCCAGCCAAATAACTGGCGACTATCTCCGCAAAGCCTGGGTGTGTCTCATGATGTGAGTAATAACCTTGGCTCAATCGGAAATGATGCCTTTAGCGATTTCACCTTCATGCCCGACTTTCAGACTGTACTGCCCGTGGAAAACCTGGTGCTGGCAGGCAAGTGGGATGGAAGAGATGCCCAACTATACTGGACGGGAGATAGCGAGACCAATGCCTATGGCTATACCCTGCGGCGCAGCCTGGATGGCATCACCTGGACCGATGTGGCTTGGCGCTCTGCCGTAGGTACCACCAGCCAGCCCGTGGCCTACCAACATCTGGATATGGAGGTGGCCTCTATGACCACTCCGCACTACTACTACAGCGTGCAGCAGCAAGACCTGGATGGCCGGGTAACCCATAGCAATACGGTGCTGCTGATCCGCAGTGGCGGTGCCCCAGCAGACGAACGTGTGCGCGTATTCCCCAACCCCGCACTGAATGGCCAACAGATCAGCCTGGTGCTACAGCTGGAAGCAGATGAGCCGGTAGAGATCGTGGTAAGGGATGTATTAGGAAAGGTACTGTTCACCAAAACCGTGGCGGCCAGTGCAGGCCAGAGCCTGCACAGCCTACCCGTGGGCAGACTGGCTGCCGGTAGTTACCACGTTCAAGTAGTTACGGCCCGTAGGGTGTACACGGAGCGTGTAATTGTGCTGGATCAGTAG
- a CDS encoding formylglycine-generating enzyme family protein translates to MKRCFIVFLALASGYQALANSIVVSNITRVGANRVQFQLSWQNSWMVSGAPGNHDAAWVFVKFRRCDAADLTFSHALLSTTLADHSLSAGLAFAQNITTTDRLGNAGNHNTGAMVRRSTDGIGHITGETVTLAIVGATDGATFEQTVDYEIRVYAIEMVQVPQAAYWAGDVAGPLTYKGFYMSTIVGADRARDGLNLSINRTWIDGEAARNLPISGGQVALLANYPKGFDAFYCMKYEVSAGQYVDFLNTLGNVAALRFASAFTAYRNTITIGTQGYVSTEPNRANNYMDEADLLSYLDWAALRPMTELEYEKVCKGVGAFSEGGFAWGRDVFTLSQLLRITTPENGTELADASNANANCHYRGTTPSLNEHRLYDPAGNSLGEGPVGCGLFARNANEKRSTSGAAYYGAMEMSGNVWELVIHIATDSRYAGNHPYTGVWGDGRLNAQVLYDVPGWPADWSPRVRLYYSATGYMASCSPLDVTAVAGGTFSGSNSFTCLTAGFYMVQVLGDSSDIFSCYNHLGRAVQLSILGQQVQATSAFNLATAAAIDNVNGGDPLPENVTISGAFDRFGCNNNVLPAGDLCGPNVKAIYRRVVIDQNGILTVGSGNWQRFTYRLYRGDASALPQSGGRITGLVDQAGCQALLTPIRVCVTPGTYTLVSFGDANDVGIGDQPTPSRLRLPSPLSVIPLRQTTWER, encoded by the coding sequence TCTGGCTATCAAGCACTGGCCAACTCTATTGTGGTGTCCAATATCACGCGTGTGGGTGCTAATCGGGTGCAGTTTCAGCTGAGCTGGCAAAACAGCTGGATGGTGTCTGGCGCGCCCGGCAACCACGATGCCGCCTGGGTATTCGTCAAGTTCCGCCGCTGCGATGCTGCCGACCTCACCTTTAGCCACGCCCTGCTGAGCACCACCCTGGCCGACCACAGCCTCAGTGCCGGCCTGGCGTTTGCCCAAAACATTACCACCACCGACCGGCTGGGCAATGCGGGCAACCATAATACCGGTGCCATGGTGCGCCGCAGCACCGATGGGATTGGCCACATAACCGGAGAGACCGTAACCCTGGCTATAGTAGGCGCCACCGATGGCGCCACCTTTGAGCAAACTGTAGACTACGAAATACGCGTATATGCCATCGAGATGGTACAGGTGCCCCAGGCCGCCTACTGGGCCGGAGATGTGGCGGGACCCCTTACCTATAAGGGCTTCTATATGAGCACGATTGTGGGCGCGGATAGGGCGAGGGACGGTTTGAATCTATCCATTAACAGGACCTGGATTGACGGAGAGGCTGCCCGGAACCTGCCCATCAGCGGTGGGCAAGTGGCCCTTCTTGCCAATTATCCCAAGGGCTTTGATGCCTTCTACTGCATGAAGTATGAGGTAAGTGCCGGCCAGTACGTAGATTTTCTGAATACACTGGGTAATGTGGCAGCCTTGCGTTTTGCGAGTGCTTTTACGGCCTACCGAAATACCATTACCATTGGCACCCAGGGCTATGTATCCACCGAACCGAACCGGGCAAATAACTATATGGACGAGGCCGACCTGCTCTCTTATCTGGACTGGGCGGCGCTGCGCCCCATGACCGAGCTGGAGTATGAAAAGGTGTGCAAGGGGGTAGGGGCCTTTTCCGAGGGCGGATTTGCCTGGGGCCGGGATGTATTCACCCTTTCGCAGTTGCTGCGCATCACCACGCCCGAAAACGGAACCGAGCTGGCCGATGCCTCGAATGCAAACGCAAACTGCCACTATCGCGGTACCACTCCCTCACTAAACGAACATCGTTTGTACGATCCGGCAGGCAATAGCCTGGGCGAGGGACCGGTAGGCTGCGGCCTCTTTGCCCGAAATGCGAACGAGAAGCGTTCTACCTCTGGTGCCGCCTACTATGGCGCCATGGAGATGAGCGGGAATGTATGGGAGCTGGTTATACACATAGCTACCGATAGTCGTTATGCCGGAAACCACCCCTATACGGGCGTATGGGGGGATGGACGACTGAATGCGCAGGTCCTGTACGATGTTCCAGGGTGGCCTGCCGACTGGTCGCCACGCGTGCGCCTGTATTACAGCGCTACCGGCTATATGGCCAGCTGCAGCCCGCTAGATGTAACGGCTGTAGCGGGTGGTACCTTTTCCGGATCAAACTCCTTTACCTGCCTAACAGCGGGCTTCTACATGGTGCAGGTACTGGGCGATTCGTCCGATATCTTTAGCTGCTACAACCACCTCGGGCGGGCTGTCCAGCTCTCGATACTTGGCCAGCAGGTGCAGGCCACCAGTGCCTTCAACCTGGCTACGGCCGCTGCCATTGATAACGTGAACGGCGGAGACCCCCTGCCCGAGAATGTAACCATATCCGGCGCTTTCGATCGCTTTGGTTGCAACAACAATGTGCTGCCCGCCGGCGATTTGTGTGGCCCAAATGTAAAGGCCATTTACCGCCGTGTAGTGATTGATCAGAACGGTATTCTGACCGTTGGTAGTGGCAACTGGCAGCGCTTTACCTATCGGCTATACCGGGGCGATGCCTCCGCACTCCCTCAGTCGGGGGGGCGCATTACAGGCCTGGTGGATCAGGCGGGTTGCCAGGCTCTGCTTACTCCCATCCGGGTATGTGTTACGCCTGGCACATACACCTTGGTGTCATTTGGCGATGCAAATGATGTAGGGATAGGAGATCAACCCACCCCTTCACGCTTACGGCTCCCGTCACCACTTTCGGTAATCCCGCTGCGCCAAACAACCTGGGAACGATAA